A genomic window from Paucibacter sp. KCTC 42545 includes:
- the msbA gene encoding lipid A export permease/ATP-binding protein MsbA, which produces MSEDSSDLRPIARRLSVYVKPYKWGVVLTVLAYLGLAATEPLIPALIKNVFGDGFAKQSFSVWWVPVVLITLFALRGLFGFLGQYLLNWTVTRSVMDFRAALFDALVRADARVFTSLQPGTAVTKVVNDPQQIMSMLSGPMLSILRDGLPALAMLGYLFFLNWQLTLMSLVTTPAMAWVVQQVNKRIRRMGSKTYDAQLHLVNKVDDVTRAWRVVRSFDAADHERAAFKGLAEEVQRNALKTAAAGALSQPLSQLIASVGLSVIICLALLQARQANTGVGEFAAFITALLLLTSRLRHLSDLMPPITNALVIARGCLSIMDMPAEPDHGQRTLSKVRGELALQDVRLQYPGAERPALNGLTMHFKAGQTTALVGSSGAGKSSIIHLLLAFGEPDQGQVLLDGVPINELKKSNLRQQFAVVSQDIVLFDASVADNIAYAQPRDDAKLEQALRAAHLWDFVQKELPQGLDTLVGANGSKLSGGQRQRLAIARALYRDAPIWVFDEATSALDTESERAVQQALEQWQGRKTLIVIAHRLSTIRAADTIQVMSQGRVTESGTHTELLARDGAYAAMVRAQNGE; this is translated from the coding sequence ATGAGTGAAGATTCTTCCGACCTGCGACCCATCGCACGGCGCTTGTCCGTCTACGTCAAGCCTTACAAATGGGGCGTTGTGCTGACCGTCTTGGCCTATCTGGGCCTGGCCGCGACCGAGCCGCTGATCCCTGCGCTGATCAAGAACGTGTTTGGTGATGGCTTTGCCAAGCAGTCCTTTTCGGTCTGGTGGGTGCCGGTCGTTTTGATCACCCTGTTTGCCCTGCGCGGCCTGTTCGGTTTTCTGGGCCAATACCTGCTGAACTGGACGGTCACGCGCTCGGTGATGGATTTCCGCGCTGCCTTGTTCGACGCCCTGGTTCGCGCGGATGCCCGCGTCTTCACCAGCTTGCAGCCGGGCACGGCGGTGACAAAGGTGGTCAATGACCCGCAGCAAATCATGTCCATGCTCAGCGGCCCGATGCTGAGCATCTTGCGCGACGGACTGCCGGCCCTGGCCATGCTGGGCTATCTGTTCTTCTTGAACTGGCAGCTGACCCTGATGTCGCTGGTGACGACGCCGGCCATGGCCTGGGTGGTGCAGCAAGTCAACAAGCGCATCCGCCGCATGGGCAGCAAAACCTATGACGCGCAACTGCACTTGGTCAACAAGGTCGACGACGTGACCCGCGCCTGGCGCGTGGTGCGCAGCTTTGACGCGGCCGACCATGAGCGCGCGGCCTTTAAGGGCTTGGCCGAGGAAGTGCAGCGCAATGCCTTGAAGACGGCCGCCGCCGGCGCGCTGAGTCAGCCGCTCTCGCAGCTGATTGCCAGCGTGGGCCTGTCGGTCATCATCTGCCTGGCCTTGCTGCAAGCGCGCCAGGCCAATACCGGTGTGGGCGAGTTTGCCGCCTTCATCACCGCCCTGCTCTTGCTGACCTCGCGCCTGCGCCACCTCAGCGATTTGATGCCCCCCATCACCAACGCCTTGGTGATCGCGCGCGGCTGCCTGAGCATCATGGACATGCCGGCCGAGCCCGACCACGGCCAGCGCACGCTGAGCAAGGTGCGCGGCGAGCTGGCCTTGCAAGACGTGCGTTTGCAATACCCCGGCGCCGAGCGCCCAGCCCTGAACGGCCTGACTATGCATTTCAAGGCCGGCCAGACCACTGCCCTGGTGGGAAGCTCAGGCGCAGGCAAAAGCTCCATCATCCACCTGCTGCTGGCCTTTGGTGAACCAGACCAGGGTCAGGTCTTGCTGGACGGCGTGCCCATCAACGAGTTGAAGAAAAGCAATCTGCGCCAGCAGTTTGCGGTGGTCTCGCAAGACATCGTGCTGTTTGATGCCTCGGTGGCCGACAACATCGCCTACGCCCAGCCGCGCGATGACGCCAAGCTGGAGCAAGCCTTGCGCGCCGCCCATCTGTGGGACTTTGTGCAAAAAGAGCTGCCACAAGGCCTGGACACCCTGGTCGGTGCCAACGGCAGCAAGCTCTCCGGCGGCCAGCGCCAGCGTCTGGCGATTGCTCGGGCGCTGTATCGCGACGCGCCGATCTGGGTCTTCGACGAAGCCACCTCGGCACTGGATACCGAGAGTGAACGCGCCGTCCAGCAAGCCCTGGAGCAATGGCAAGGCCGCAAGACCCTGATCGTGATTGCACACCGCCTGTCCACCATCCGCGCGGCGGACACCATTCAGGTGATGAGCCAGGGCCGTGTCACC
- a CDS encoding glycosyltransferase, giving the protein MSVPENSSVAPTHRVRVLHFVTGGFSGATQVAVDLCLASLAGTRIEPMLVLRRKRNTDAARVQALRERGLRVEVLPGWSHLATIWALRRLCVEWRPAVLMAHGFPEHLIGRWAGLLAKVPALAQVEHNSRERYSAWRAAQSRWLSRYTAKLVGVSEGVRRRLVQMGLPEAKTLAIPNGVKLERFDAAAQQDFAQRAPGLVMSARFARQKDHLTLIRAVHLLGQQGLRPKLFLAGAGKANYRLAAERLVSELGLGAQVEFLGHYAQMPQLLMSQQICVLSTHYEGMPLALVEGMAAGCACVASLVPGVEGLLEPERTGLLVPEGDAAALAEALARLLRDPLFAAALGAAAREQALREHGVALMTQRYEDLLLSL; this is encoded by the coding sequence ATGAGCGTTCCAGAGAATTCAAGCGTCGCGCCGACGCATCGCGTGCGCGTGCTGCACTTCGTGACCGGTGGGTTTTCCGGTGCCACCCAGGTGGCCGTTGATTTGTGCTTGGCCTCGCTGGCCGGCACGCGCATCGAGCCCATGCTGGTGTTGCGCCGCAAACGCAATACCGATGCCGCCCGGGTGCAAGCGCTGCGCGAGCGCGGCCTGCGGGTGGAGGTGCTGCCGGGCTGGTCGCATCTGGCCACGATCTGGGCTTTGCGGCGCTTGTGTGTGGAGTGGCGGCCGGCCGTGTTGATGGCGCATGGCTTCCCCGAGCATTTGATCGGCCGCTGGGCTGGGCTGTTGGCCAAGGTGCCGGCCCTGGCGCAGGTGGAGCACAACAGCCGCGAGCGCTATAGCGCCTGGCGTGCCGCGCAGTCGCGCTGGCTGAGCCGCTACACAGCCAAGCTGGTGGGCGTGTCAGAAGGCGTGCGGCGGCGCTTGGTGCAGATGGGCTTGCCCGAGGCTAAGACCCTGGCCATTCCCAATGGCGTCAAGCTGGAGCGCTTTGACGCCGCTGCGCAGCAAGACTTTGCACAACGCGCGCCCGGGCTGGTGATGTCGGCCCGCTTTGCGCGCCAGAAGGACCATCTCACCCTGATTCGCGCGGTGCACCTGCTGGGCCAGCAAGGCCTGCGCCCCAAGCTCTTTCTGGCTGGCGCGGGCAAGGCCAACTACCGGCTGGCCGCAGAGCGGCTGGTGAGCGAGTTGGGCCTGGGCGCGCAGGTGGAATTTCTCGGCCATTACGCGCAGATGCCGCAGCTGCTGATGAGCCAGCAGATCTGCGTGCTGTCCACCCATTACGAGGGCATGCCCTTGGCCTTGGTGGAGGGCATGGCGGCCGGCTGTGCCTGTGTGGCCAGCCTGGTGCCGGGGGTGGAGGGCTTGTTGGAACCCGAGAGAACCGGCTTGCTGGTGCCTGAAGGAGATGCTGCGGCTTTGGCTGAGGCTTTGGCGCGATTGCTACGCGATCCGTTGTTTGCCGCCGCCTTGGGCGCGGCAGCGCGTGAGCAGGCTTTGCGCGAGCATGGCGTGGCCTTGATGACCCAGCGCTACGAGGATTTGTTGCTCTCGCTCTAA
- a CDS encoding glycosyltransferase family 2 protein, translating to MAQTPTPWLSILLPVYRVEAYLLACADSILQQADAGVELVFVDDASPDASAALLTQLQQTHPRQVRVLTQSHNQGVSAARNRLLDDARGDYLWFIDPDDLVEPGVIPKLKALIKAETPDLIMCDFRAFEDESGRVRKPRLAHVSTFEGEAGSTGHLCHDRDALIQGLFKAGQLHPWSKIIRRAIWPAELRFPLGRIFEDLAVLPRVALQVNSYHHVPEVWVGYRQRPGSALANLSAARIDDWMQALLGYGAAMKASGTPFHAQTEFEVAHFSARTLLRACKRRRALGNTDAKGDAAGDLKRFAQEWRLSSPLTAGQLLQAYLRRGMVLRALQFWLCLRRAS from the coding sequence ATGGCTCAAACGCCCACGCCCTGGCTCAGCATCCTGCTGCCGGTCTACCGGGTCGAAGCCTATTTACTGGCCTGCGCTGACTCGATTCTTCAGCAGGCCGATGCCGGGGTGGAATTGGTCTTCGTGGACGACGCCTCACCCGACGCCTCGGCCGCCTTACTGACCCAACTACAGCAAACCCACCCGCGCCAGGTGCGCGTGCTGACGCAAAGCCATAACCAAGGCGTCAGCGCGGCACGCAACCGCCTGCTCGACGATGCGCGTGGCGACTACCTCTGGTTCATTGACCCGGACGATTTGGTCGAGCCTGGCGTCATCCCCAAGCTCAAGGCCTTGATTAAGGCCGAGACACCGGATCTGATCATGTGTGACTTCCGAGCCTTCGAGGATGAGAGCGGCCGCGTGCGCAAGCCGCGCCTGGCCCATGTCAGCACTTTTGAGGGCGAAGCCGGCAGCACAGGCCATTTGTGCCATGACCGCGACGCCTTGATCCAGGGCCTGTTCAAGGCGGGGCAGCTGCACCCCTGGTCCAAGATCATCCGCCGCGCCATCTGGCCGGCCGAGCTGCGTTTCCCCCTGGGCCGCATTTTCGAAGACCTAGCCGTGCTGCCGCGTGTGGCTTTGCAGGTCAACAGCTACCACCACGTGCCCGAGGTCTGGGTCGGCTATCGCCAACGCCCCGGCAGCGCGCTGGCTAATTTGTCGGCAGCCCGCATTGACGACTGGATGCAGGCCCTGCTGGGTTACGGCGCGGCAATGAAGGCGAGCGGCACACCCTTCCATGCACAAACCGAGTTTGAGGTGGCCCATTTCAGTGCCCGCACCTTGCTGCGCGCCTGCAAGCGGCGGCGGGCGCTCGGCAACACCGATGCCAAAGGCGATGCCGCCGGCGACCTGAAGCGATTTGCTCAGGAATGGCGCCTCTCTTCGCCGCTGACGGCAGGCCAACTGCTGCAAGCCTATCTGCGCCGCGGCATGGTGCTGCGCGCCCTGCAGTTCTGGCTGTGCCTGCGCCGCGCGAGTTAG
- a CDS encoding glycosyltransferase family 32 protein: MTVWAVLLGVLQLLAAVLLLVLGWEVLRILRARVPASAQQVAIGKAPLHAPAAIPKIIWAYWHESPPPAFIQQCQANWRRFAPDHELRLLHQGNFRQWLKDEDGALLSRLDALPHYRQADWLRLQLLAIHGGLWVDASILLCQSLDWVHQAQREHKAEFVGFYIDRFTTRPDQPIVENWFMAAPPESPFVSALAAEFELAISLGEAAYLDRLREQGKLDRVVQGLGPKDQQYLIMHVAAAVILDAGEQAYRLALTRAEDSAFAFHKALGWRKRHLFARLAWTPCPNRLPVLIKLRGGDRRVFERGVAKGQVLPGSALAKLLQR, translated from the coding sequence ATGACGGTCTGGGCAGTTCTGCTGGGCGTGCTGCAACTGCTTGCGGCCGTATTGCTGCTGGTATTGGGCTGGGAAGTGCTGCGGATTTTGCGCGCCCGGGTGCCGGCAAGCGCCCAACAAGTAGCCATCGGCAAAGCCCCGCTGCATGCACCTGCCGCCATCCCGAAAATCATCTGGGCCTATTGGCATGAAAGCCCACCGCCGGCCTTCATTCAGCAATGCCAGGCCAATTGGCGCCGATTTGCACCTGACCATGAATTGCGCCTGTTGCACCAGGGCAATTTCCGACAATGGCTGAAGGACGAGGACGGCGCCCTGCTGAGCCGGCTCGATGCCCTGCCCCATTACCGCCAAGCCGATTGGCTGCGCCTGCAATTGCTGGCGATCCATGGTGGCCTGTGGGTCGATGCCTCGATCTTGCTGTGTCAAAGCCTGGACTGGGTGCATCAAGCCCAGCGCGAGCACAAGGCCGAGTTCGTCGGTTTTTATATTGACCGCTTCACGACCCGGCCCGATCAGCCCATCGTTGAAAACTGGTTCATGGCGGCCCCGCCCGAGAGCCCGTTTGTCAGCGCGCTGGCCGCTGAGTTCGAACTGGCCATCAGCTTGGGCGAAGCGGCCTATCTGGACCGCTTGCGTGAGCAAGGCAAGCTCGACCGCGTGGTTCAAGGTCTTGGCCCTAAGGACCAGCAATACCTCATCATGCATGTGGCCGCGGCCGTGATTCTGGATGCGGGTGAGCAGGCCTATCGCCTCGCCCTGACCCGCGCGGAAGACTCTGCCTTCGCCTTTCACAAGGCCCTGGGCTGGCGCAAGCGGCATCTATTTGCCCGCCTGGCCTGGACGCCCTGCCCCAACCGCCTGCCGGTGCTGATCAAGCTGCGTGGCGGTGACCGACGCGTCTTTGAGCGTGGCGTGGCCAAGGGTCAGGTCTTGCCAGGCAGCGCCCTGGCCAAACTGCTGCAGCGCTGA
- a CDS encoding glycosyltransferase has protein sequence MKWGTKYGPEYVNRLYAMVRRHLVGEFKFVCLTDRTEGIRAEVQCFPIPELTLPNGEPERGWKKLTTFSPDLGQRYGLQGTALFLDLDVVIVDDITPFFEVPGEFLIIHDWKRPWRITGNSSVYRFELGAHDDVLTQFCANQAQAKADFRNEQAFLTDVLHKQGKVKYWESSWCASYKYHCLPVWPTSYWREPFIPKGARILIFHGVMNPPDALAGRNNGNWRHARPAPWIAQHWCE, from the coding sequence ATGAAATGGGGAACCAAGTACGGCCCCGAATATGTGAACCGGCTCTACGCCATGGTGCGCCGCCATCTCGTGGGCGAATTCAAGTTCGTTTGCCTGACCGACCGCACCGAAGGCATCCGCGCCGAGGTGCAGTGCTTCCCCATCCCCGAGCTGACCTTGCCTAATGGTGAGCCCGAGCGGGGCTGGAAAAAGCTGACCACCTTCAGCCCCGACCTCGGCCAGCGCTACGGCCTGCAAGGCACGGCCCTGTTCCTGGACTTGGATGTGGTGATCGTTGACGACATCACGCCCTTCTTTGAAGTGCCGGGCGAGTTTTTGATCATTCACGACTGGAAGCGCCCCTGGCGCATCACCGGCAATTCCTCGGTCTACCGCTTCGAGTTGGGCGCGCACGATGACGTGCTGACGCAGTTCTGCGCCAACCAAGCCCAGGCCAAGGCCGATTTCCGCAACGAGCAGGCGTTTTTGACCGATGTCTTGCACAAGCAAGGCAAGGTCAAGTACTGGGAGTCCAGCTGGTGCGCCAGCTACAAATACCACTGCTTACCCGTCTGGCCGACCAGTTATTGGCGTGAGCCCTTCATCCCCAAGGGCGCACGCATCCTGATCTTCCACGGCGTGATGAACCCGCCCGATGCCCTGGCCGGCCGCAACAACGGCAACTGGCGCCATGCGCGCCCGGCGCCCTGGATCGCCCAGCACTGGTGCGAGTGA
- the lapB gene encoding lipopolysaccharide assembly protein LapB, whose amino-acid sequence MEFDLRWLLFALPAAFALGWLASKLDARQWKREQRDAPKAYFKGLNLLLNEQQDKAIDAFIEAVQNDPDTSELHFALGNLFRRRGEYERAVRVHQHLLARGDLPRAERDRAQHALAQDFFKAGLFDRAEEAYAALRGSAFENEAELALLSLFERSREWRKAVEVARHLEQAGTASFATRIAHYLCELALEALAREQIDEAKGLLQEARKAAPQAARAHVLTGQMLARRGHAEAAMAAYAELLALNPEAFNLVAKDYAEAALACGSGSAERALATLSAQYQRTPGLHLLGAIAKLEPAAAQQRQRLTEHLREQPSLSAARNLLAVSASKLSEEEAPLVGVALDRAARPLQRYRCAACGFEAQHYFWQCPGCLNWDTYPPRHVEEL is encoded by the coding sequence ATGGAATTTGACCTGCGCTGGCTGCTGTTCGCGCTGCCGGCGGCGTTTGCGCTGGGCTGGTTAGCCTCCAAGCTCGATGCCCGCCAGTGGAAGCGCGAACAGCGCGATGCCCCCAAAGCCTATTTCAAGGGCTTGAACCTGTTGCTCAACGAGCAGCAGGACAAAGCCATCGACGCCTTCATCGAAGCCGTCCAGAACGACCCCGACACCTCCGAGCTGCACTTCGCGCTGGGCAATTTGTTCCGCCGCCGCGGCGAGTATGAACGTGCCGTGCGGGTGCACCAGCATCTGCTGGCCCGCGGCGATCTGCCGCGCGCCGAGCGCGATCGCGCCCAACATGCGCTGGCGCAAGACTTCTTCAAAGCCGGCCTGTTTGACCGTGCCGAGGAAGCCTATGCCGCGCTGCGCGGCAGCGCCTTCGAGAACGAGGCAGAACTGGCTTTGCTGAGCCTGTTCGAACGCTCGCGCGAATGGCGCAAGGCGGTCGAAGTCGCGCGCCATCTGGAGCAAGCCGGTACGGCATCTTTTGCCACCCGCATTGCACACTACTTGTGCGAACTGGCACTCGAAGCGCTGGCGCGTGAGCAGATCGACGAAGCCAAGGGCCTGCTGCAAGAGGCCCGCAAGGCTGCGCCCCAAGCAGCACGCGCCCATGTGCTGACCGGCCAAATGCTGGCCCGCCGCGGCCATGCCGAAGCCGCCATGGCCGCTTACGCCGAGCTGCTGGCCCTGAACCCCGAGGCCTTCAATCTGGTCGCCAAGGACTATGCCGAGGCTGCCTTGGCTTGCGGCAGCGGCAGTGCTGAACGCGCGTTGGCGACCCTCAGCGCCCAGTACCAGCGCACGCCGGGCTTGCATCTGCTGGGTGCCATCGCCAAGCTCGAGCCCGCCGCCGCACAGCAACGCCAGCGTCTCACCGAACACTTGCGCGAGCAGCCCAGCTTGAGCGCAGCGCGCAACCTGCTGGCCGTCAGCGCCTCCAAGCTCAGCGAAGAGGAAGCGCCCCTGGTAGGCGTGGCCCTGGACCGCGCCGCGCGCCCGCTGCAACGCTATCGCTGCGCCGCCTGTGGCTTTGAAGCCCAGCACTATTTCTGGCAATGCCCCGGTTGTTTGAACTGGGACACCTATCCGCCCCGTCACGTCGAAGAACTATGA
- a CDS encoding lipopolysaccharide assembly protein LapA domain-containing protein, giving the protein MRIFIWLFRAFLFFTLFAFALNNSHEVVVRWFFGHEWHAPLVIIVLTAFGLGCGFGVLAMVPAWWHHRRVAKRAPLEDNAAATPAATDPLPPTAIHDGI; this is encoded by the coding sequence ATGCGCATCTTCATCTGGCTTTTCAGAGCCTTCCTCTTCTTCACGCTCTTCGCCTTCGCGCTGAACAACAGCCACGAAGTCGTGGTGCGTTGGTTCTTTGGCCATGAGTGGCATGCCCCCTTGGTCATCATCGTGCTGACGGCCTTCGGACTGGGCTGCGGCTTTGGCGTACTGGCCATGGTGCCGGCCTGGTGGCATCACCGCCGGGTTGCCAAACGCGCGCCGCTTGAAGACAACGCGGCGGCCACGCCAGCCGCCACCGATCCCCTGCCCCCTACCGCGATCCACGATGGAATTTGA
- a CDS encoding integration host factor subunit beta, which yields MTRSDLVALLSDRFGQLAQRDTEFAVKTILDAMSDALARGHRIEIRGFGSFTVNRRPPRKGRNPRSGEQVLIPEKLVPHFKPGKALREGVDAKSSLEASAP from the coding sequence ATGACTCGTTCCGACCTGGTTGCTCTGCTGTCAGACCGCTTTGGCCAACTGGCCCAGCGCGACACCGAATTTGCCGTCAAGACGATTCTGGACGCCATGTCCGACGCCCTGGCGCGCGGCCACCGCATCGAAATTCGCGGCTTTGGCAGCTTCACCGTCAACCGCCGCCCGCCACGCAAGGGCCGCAACCCACGCAGCGGCGAGCAGGTCTTGATCCCTGAAAAACTGGTTCCTCACTTCAAGCCCGGCAAAGCCTTGCGAGAAGGCGTGGACGCCAAAAGCTCGCTCGAAGCCAGCGCGCCTTAA
- the rpsA gene encoding 30S ribosomal protein S1, which translates to MSQTQTAAFAPDSFAAMFEESLQRSDLRAGEVISAEVVRVEHSFVVVNAGLKSEAYVPIEEFKNDQGELEVQIGDFVSVAIDAIENGYGDTILSRDKAKRLASWLSLETALESGDFVTGTVSGKVKGGLTVLVNGIRAFLPGSLLDTRPVKDMSPYEGKTMEFKVIKLDRKRNNVVLSRRAVVEASMGEERAKLLETLAEGAIVQGVVKNITEYGAFVDLGGIDGLLHITDMAWRRVRHPSEVVTVGQELTAKILKFDAEKNRVSLGLKQLGDDPWFGVARRYPTSTRLFGKITNIADYGAFVEIEPGIEGLVHVSEMDWTNKNVAPSKLVTLGDEVEVMVLEIDEDKRRISLGMKQCKANPWEDFAETVKRGDRVKGPVKSITDFGVFVGLAQGIDGLVHLSDLSWNETGEAAVRNFKKGQEVEALVLAVDVERERISLGIKQLDSDPFTTYTTVNDRGMTVTGKVKTVDARGAEIELADEVLGYLRASEISRDRVEDARNVLKEGDEVSALIVNVDRKTRNIQLSIKAKDNADNQEAMQRLSATAERESAGTTSLGALLRAKLDNQG; encoded by the coding sequence ATGTCCCAAACCCAAACCGCAGCTTTCGCTCCTGACTCTTTTGCCGCCATGTTCGAGGAGTCGCTGCAGCGCTCCGACCTGCGCGCCGGTGAAGTGATCTCGGCCGAAGTCGTGCGCGTTGAGCACAGCTTTGTGGTTGTGAACGCCGGCCTCAAGTCTGAAGCCTACGTGCCAATCGAAGAATTCAAGAACGACCAGGGCGAGCTGGAAGTTCAAATCGGCGACTTCGTTTCCGTGGCGATCGACGCCATCGAAAACGGCTACGGCGACACCATCCTGTCGCGCGACAAGGCCAAGCGTCTGGCCTCGTGGCTGTCGCTGGAAACCGCACTGGAGTCGGGCGACTTCGTGACCGGTACCGTGTCGGGCAAGGTCAAGGGCGGCCTGACCGTTCTGGTCAATGGCATCCGCGCTTTCCTGCCGGGTTCCCTGCTGGACACACGTCCGGTCAAGGACATGAGCCCGTACGAAGGCAAGACCATGGAGTTCAAGGTCATCAAGCTGGACCGCAAGCGCAACAACGTCGTGTTGTCGCGTCGTGCCGTGGTCGAAGCTTCGATGGGCGAAGAGCGCGCCAAGCTGCTGGAAACGCTGGCCGAAGGCGCCATCGTTCAAGGCGTGGTCAAGAACATCACCGAATACGGTGCGTTCGTGGACCTGGGCGGTATCGACGGCCTGCTGCACATCACCGACATGGCATGGCGCCGTGTCCGTCACCCGAGCGAAGTGGTCACGGTTGGTCAGGAACTGACCGCCAAGATCCTGAAGTTCGATGCTGAGAAGAACCGCGTTTCGCTGGGTCTGAAGCAGCTGGGCGACGATCCTTGGTTCGGCGTTGCTCGTCGTTACCCCACCAGCACCCGCCTGTTCGGCAAGATCACCAACATCGCTGACTACGGCGCATTCGTTGAAATCGAGCCGGGCATCGAAGGTCTGGTGCACGTGTCCGAAATGGACTGGACCAACAAGAACGTTGCTCCTTCCAAGCTGGTCACCCTGGGCGACGAAGTCGAAGTCATGGTTCTGGAAATCGACGAAGACAAGCGTCGCATCTCCCTGGGCATGAAGCAATGCAAGGCCAATCCTTGGGAAGATTTCGCTGAAACCGTCAAGCGCGGCGACCGCGTCAAGGGCCCCGTCAAGTCGATCACCGACTTCGGCGTGTTCGTTGGCCTGGCTCAAGGCATCGACGGTCTGGTGCACCTGTCCGACCTGTCGTGGAACGAAACCGGCGAAGCTGCTGTGCGCAACTTCAAGAAGGGCCAAGAAGTCGAAGCCCTGGTTCTGGCCGTGGACGTCGAGCGCGAGCGCATCTCCCTGGGCATCAAGCAGCTGGACAGCGACCCGTTCACCACCTACACCACGGTCAATGACCGCGGCATGACGGTGACCGGCAAGGTCAAGACTGTTGACGCTCGTGGCGCCGAGATCGAACTGGCCGACGAAGTGCTGGGCTACCTGCGCGCTTCCGAAATCAGCCGTGACCGCGTTGAAGATGCACGCAATGTGCTGAAGGAAGGCGACGAAGTCTCCGCCCTGATCGTGAATGTGGATCGCAAGACCCGCAACATTCAGCTGTCGATCAAGGCCAAGGACAACGCCGACAACCAAGAAGCCATGCAGCGCCTGAGCGCCACTGCTGAGCGCGAAAGCGCCGGCACGACCAGCCTGGGCGCCCTGCTGCGCGCCAAGCTGGACAACCAAGGCTGA